In Cardinium endosymbiont of Culicoides punctatus, one DNA window encodes the following:
- the hisS gene encoding histidine--tRNA ligase translates to MTLLPSIVKGMRDYSALQVYRRNYILSTIRAIYMRYGFEPLETPALENRTTLTGKYGEEGEQLIFSVLKSGNFLAETEIESTDYKSVKPLISDKGLRYDLTIPLIRHIASNQNQITFPFRRHQTQAVWRADRPQRGRYREFLQCDADIIGSTSLLCEAEILKLIYDVFSTLQIQNFQIKINHRGILAAIADVEQQSEQEKVFCTLVDKIEKIGLEAVSIMLQKENFSTETIQNLHELLQFKGNNSQLLAQLEKTIGHTEKGSIAIVALKQILAYAHTLGLPNGELCCIDPALARGLAYYTGFVVETTVANTEVGSLGGGGRYSNLGDLFGVTGLFGVGCSFGIDRIYDVMEDQGLFDSVAAYTTEILLVNLSKQIEHQLISLLGTLRSHGLNVEIYPEHAKIKKQLSYADKKKIPFVIILGEDELAMNKYRLKNMKTGVQDIYNWTDLCSALGLKKEILPPRS, encoded by the coding sequence ATGACGCTATTGCCAAGTATTGTAAAAGGTATGCGTGACTATAGTGCGCTTCAAGTGTACCGCCGCAATTACATTCTTTCAACGATCCGTGCTATTTATATGCGTTATGGATTTGAGCCACTTGAAACCCCTGCTCTAGAAAATCGTACTACCCTTACAGGAAAATATGGAGAAGAAGGGGAACAGTTAATTTTTAGTGTGCTTAAATCCGGAAATTTTTTAGCAGAAACAGAAATTGAATCTACAGACTACAAAAGTGTAAAACCGCTTATTAGTGATAAGGGACTAAGGTATGACCTAACGATTCCCTTAATCCGTCATATTGCATCTAATCAAAATCAAATTACCTTCCCTTTTAGAAGACATCAAACCCAAGCTGTTTGGCGTGCAGACAGGCCTCAAAGAGGTCGTTATAGGGAGTTTTTGCAATGTGATGCGGATATTATTGGAAGTACATCTCTGTTGTGCGAGGCTGAAATCCTAAAATTAATCTATGATGTGTTTTCAACATTACAGATACAAAATTTTCAAATTAAAATTAATCATAGAGGCATTCTTGCAGCCATTGCTGATGTTGAACAACAGAGTGAACAAGAAAAAGTATTTTGCACACTTGTAGACAAGATAGAAAAAATTGGATTGGAAGCGGTTTCTATAATGTTGCAAAAAGAGAATTTTAGCACAGAAACCATTCAGAACCTTCATGAACTTTTACAGTTTAAGGGAAATAATTCGCAACTGTTGGCACAGCTAGAAAAAACGATAGGCCATACGGAAAAAGGATCCATAGCAATAGTAGCATTGAAACAGATACTAGCATATGCCCATACTCTTGGTTTACCGAATGGTGAACTATGTTGTATAGATCCAGCCTTGGCAAGAGGATTGGCTTATTATACAGGATTTGTGGTAGAAACTACTGTAGCAAATACGGAAGTTGGAAGTTTAGGTGGAGGGGGTAGGTATTCAAATCTTGGAGATCTTTTTGGCGTAACAGGGCTATTTGGCGTAGGGTGCTCTTTTGGAATAGATAGAATATACGATGTCATGGAAGATCAAGGCCTGTTTGATTCAGTGGCGGCGTATACAACAGAGATATTATTAGTAAACCTAAGTAAACAAATAGAGCATCAGCTCATCAGCTTGTTAGGTACATTACGTTCGCATGGGCTTAATGTTGAAATCTATCCTGAGCATGCAAAAATAAAAAAACAATTATCTTATGCAGACAAAAAAAAGATCCCTTTTGTCATTATCTTAGGAGAAGATGAACTTGCAATGAATAAGTATAGATTGAAAAATATGAAAACAGGCGTACAAGACATCTATAATTGGACTGATCTTTGCTCAGCATTAGGATTAAAAAAAGAAATATTACCACCAAGGTCATAG
- a CDS encoding metal ABC transporter permease, giving the protein MEAIWTIIIAALASINCALVGTYLVLRKIAMMGDAIAHATLPGIVLALLITGSKSSPILVFGAGITGILVTFLIAFLEKNIRIQADAAIGINFTFLFAVGVILISFFSRKIDLDPECSLYGELATAPLDVLRTVGGTNLGPKSFYILLTVLIINLIFFILGYKYLFVSTFDAQFAKSIGINTTLWHYALMAITSLTTVATFEVAGAILVVSLLIVPGASMYLVTKSLKYLLFYNVIFAIIASIGGYYLSLFSNSSMAAAMVTIAGVLFLATLIFSKCKNN; this is encoded by the coding sequence ATGGAAGCAATTTGGACTATTATTATTGCAGCACTTGCTAGTATAAACTGTGCCTTGGTTGGCACCTATCTGGTATTGCGAAAAATAGCAATGATGGGAGACGCAATTGCACATGCAACACTTCCAGGTATTGTACTTGCACTGCTTATAACTGGATCTAAAAGTTCTCCCATATTAGTCTTTGGAGCTGGCATAACTGGTATTCTGGTTACCTTTCTGATAGCATTTCTAGAAAAAAACATAAGAATACAGGCAGATGCGGCTATTGGTATAAATTTTACTTTTCTATTTGCTGTAGGTGTAATATTGATTTCTTTTTTTAGTAGGAAGATAGATCTAGATCCTGAATGCAGCCTTTATGGTGAACTAGCCACCGCCCCTCTAGATGTCCTTAGGACAGTTGGTGGTACGAATCTAGGTCCTAAATCATTCTATATTTTATTAACGGTTTTAATCATTAACTTGATTTTTTTTATACTTGGATATAAATATTTATTTGTTAGTACTTTTGATGCGCAATTTGCAAAAAGCATTGGCATAAATACTACGCTGTGGCACTATGCTTTAATGGCTATAACATCTTTAACGACTGTGGCCACCTTTGAAGTTGCAGGAGCAATTTTAGTTGTTTCGCTTTTAATTGTACCAGGAGCAAGTATGTATTTAGTAACAAAATCACTAAAGTATTTGTTGTTTTACAATGTAATTTTTGCCATAATAGCATCTATTGGTGGCTATTACCTTAGCCTGTTTTCCAATAGTTCTATGGCAGCTGCTATGGTAACCATAGCAGGCGTATTGTTTTTGGCTACATTGATTTTTTCAAAATGCAAAAATAATTAG
- a CDS encoding DUF3127 domain-containing protein: MNITGKIFEINAPQQVSDSFRKRLFVIEHTENPQYPEYVSFELIQDKCDLLDEFSEGDEVTVHFNLRGRKWTNPEGVVKYFNSLQAWRLERGNKVSDSSASSASNMEEKDDLPF; encoded by the coding sequence ATGAATATCACTGGAAAAATATTTGAAATAAATGCACCACAACAAGTATCTGATTCTTTTAGAAAAAGACTTTTTGTTATAGAACATACAGAAAATCCACAATATCCAGAATATGTCTCTTTTGAGCTAATTCAAGACAAATGCGACCTATTAGATGAATTTAGTGAAGGAGACGAGGTCACTGTACACTTCAATTTACGTGGAAGAAAATGGACCAATCCAGAAGGAGTAGTTAAATACTTTAATTCTTTACAGGCATGGCGTTTAGAAAGAGGAAATAAGGTAAGTGATTCGTCTGCTTCTAGTGCATCCAATATGGAGGAAAAGGATGATCTTCCATTCTAA